The Lytechinus pictus isolate F3 Inbred chromosome 14, Lp3.0, whole genome shotgun sequence genomic sequence GGCGGTTTCTGTAATCTTCTCTGCCAATACCGAATCAAAACACTCACATTTGCACCTTTATACAGCAAGAACTAAGATACAGGAAAATTATGTGGGGCTTTACAGTGACTTCACCCTCTATTATACAATTAACAGCAAAATACAAGTATTTGAACCCTAACCTTCAGTAATCTTTACTAAGCAAATGTTGATATTAAACGAGACGTTGCACAATCACACACAATTAGGCACAGAGCATGAACACCACAAAGGATTCTGCAACAAATGACACAGCACAGCAACAAAAAGCCATGCCCATTCTAGTGACATTTGGATTTGACAGTATGGCTTTGTGTTGTGCTGTGATATTTGTTGAGTCACCCCTTGTGGTGTTCATTGCTAActaaactgtgtttttttgtgtgtgcaaaATCTGCAACCTCTTCTATGTTGACATGTTATATTAGTAGAGATTACTGAATGACATATAGCTGCATGTGtttaaatgtgtttttaaaTTGAGGATTTCTAAACAACTCTGGTAAGTTTCTTTTGATGCTCATTATACTGCCACACCTGTGAAAGTTCATTAGGTCAATTAGCCTCTCACTTTGACCAAGTGATAACGggcaaaacaaaattatgcatgATCAGACTATTTCTTCACCGTATAAAGTATACGCCTGTTTCCATCTGCAACCTATACAACTTGCATGGTTTGTATTAGAGTATAGCTGTTGATTTAATTTACGACATACTTACGGGCTGAACATCTATGAAAGAGTCGAGCGTCTCCTGCACAGTGCACACACCACCCTTAGCTTTTCTTCCACGTAGAATAGCCGGTAGGAGGACCAAGGCAAGGTTTGTCTTCTCTTCTGTGAAggggaatttaaaaaaaaaggaatgtttcAGTTAGCCAACATTTATAACTGTGTATAGACGGACTGATGAACATAAATCTGACACTGTAGGGCTTTACAGAATGGCAGCATGCTGGCCAATTACTTGCACAGATGTTACAATCCTTAAAAAAGCCCGCACTGCATGGGAACTGGACATCAGCATACCGGACATGAACACTTGTTAGCCTTGATATCTTATCTAAAGAATcacatgaaacataattttgcaAATTCAAAGGCAAATCATGtgctactattattattgaCTATAACCCCCAAACATCATGCCTTAGTGTCATGAAACAAGATCAATGCATATAAAATCTCACCAGGGTTCAGCCTCTCTGCATCTATTCCATCAAGATGTAGTGCTGCCTTCCACAGTACGGAACGGTTGGCGTATTGGATAATCTGCTCCTTATACTGTGGCCACTTTATGTACAAGCCGTTCTCTTTGCCTTCATGGAATGTCTTGAAGTCTTGCTCAACCTGTGAGATACAACAATAAAAATTAGTCATCTTTTACTAATTCCTGATgatcaaggttttttttaaaaacattccaTGGGTAGAAGGCTAAGAGAATATACTTGTTCAAATTTGAGAACAGTAGTTTTTCCACAAGAACTGaacagatctttttattttcttcgaGTTAAAAAACTGGCCACCACGCaccatgaaaaaaacaaagaaaattaaagaaatctCTTACGTCTTGTTTCCAAAACCCTGGTCCGTTTGCTCCAAAATTTGATCGGAGTAATTTTCACGCCAAAGAGATTCTACCAATAAATTGAGGTGGGTGTGCAAATCAGGCTTTAAAAGTATACAAAGGATGTCAAATTCCAAGAGTACAGAGGTTTTCTACAAAAATGCATTTGCTTCTCGCCAGACATAtgttatttaatttaatttcatcgCCAAAACTGAGGTAGGGATAAGAAACAATTCAGAATTATGTAGCTGTCAGGAACTTAAAAGCACAAACAAAATGTATCTTcttaaaacaattgaaaaaGCTCTTTGTATCActaaacaaaatgatgatgaaattgatttgtattatcttctgcagaaaaaaatattccatttaACACAATTCAGTATAATTCTTTAGGGTGCTCTTAGGTAGAATATTAAAACCTTGTCAAAAAGTCAGGTCTTTACCATTTCTGCTTGCATCATGTGAGGATACTCTGCCAGGATGGTGCTGATATTGTCCCGATGAGCTTTTATCCACTTCTGTCGGTGCATTACTGTTTCCTTCATGTAGGCAACAACCTGTTCTCGAGGCTGCTTGTTATGCTTGAGCCATTCAATTTTAGCTGCAGTATCTTTATCAACTTCTGGAGGCCCCTGATCCTCTGCCGAAGGTTCTGGAGTAAACATGCAATATACAGGAAACATAATTGCATGACATTCTTGATTTTCTTACACAGGCGTCTGCTACCTTCAGCTGCTtcttatgactttttaaagtcattataaaatatactgtctaccataaaaaaataaaagtatttgttTAATAATCTCACAATGCAAATATAAATttctataaataaaaacaattccACAGCATTAAGTCAAATGAATTAGTTTTGTTcaacatgtatatatgcatttAGAAATGGAGAAGAATGTATACTGTAACCAAGAATTTATGTGAATTGGCTCTCCTTTGACCTCATAAAAATCAAACCCAAAATCTTATCAGGTGACTGACTGGCGTAACTATTTAAAAGTACAGACTAGCTGTTATTTAAAGCAAGCAGGAGACAATTAACCAAATGTCTTTAAAATCAACCTATTTTATATTATTGATACCTGATGACTGAGTTTCGGTTGGCATTGGTTTGACGATCTGCTTTTCTGCTGAGGAAGCAACATTTTCCGCACTTTCAGTCTTCTTCAGGCGACCAGTCCTCTTTCTCAAATACCTTAGGTGCTCCTCGAGGTATCCCGTTGCTGGACGCCCCTTGGCTCCTTGGCAGTACCAGGCTTCCTTCAAATGGCACAACACGGTATTGTTATTATATATCCTTCAGGCAAATGACAATCTATTTGGTAGTCACTACATATGATTGACATATAAAgcaattaaaggaaaccaaaaccccaGCCAACAAATTGCTTAAATTCAGACAAATTAaagaataatatcaataatatctTCAAGGAATTGGATGAACTTCAACATGTATGACTTTTCCAAAGTTTTAATCACCATCAATTTGTTTTCTGGTAGATTGACTAAAGATGTGACCTTTGATGTTTTGGGGATGCTTGCAGAGCTATTCTGACAGATACTGACagaatttgtttattattttctttataattttctGTGAGCGGGCAGTGCGTCGTGTATACATGTGTAAGTTGGGCATTAGAGAGACATTTTACACTAGCTTAAACAGATTACACTGATTATTAACAAACCCTTATAATTGCTTGCCAACTAAATACAATATCACTGTATGGATACTTATGAACCAAGCAATTGTCATACTTGCATTCTAAATTAATACTTACATAGCCATATGGAGAGTCAGGATCACGCAAGCATGGAAAAGCTGTAATTATGGCACTAGCCATAGCGGCCTTCACTCCAGAAGAAGGTCTGTAAagcaataatgttttttttttaaactgcatTGACTTGCTCATCCAACATCCAGAAACGTACAATTTCACGAAAAGTTGACTTTTACATAACATTAGCATAATCTACCAGAATTATTAGGGGTCAATGCCTGTGCAtgctccctcccccccccccccaatacccTGAAGTAGGTTTTGTATCGTTTAAACAAAAGCTAACCTAAACTAAGGTTTGTATCATGGCGTATAATTGACATGGAACCCTCAGTAAAAAGGATTTTTATTGAGTAAATACATGGCACATTTtgcaatttcattaaaaaggataaCACAAACTTTCaatataattcaaaatataatgctaatatataattttaatttgtGTTGTGGTTATTGCTAAATGAAACTATGAAGACGTGCGTGCAAACAGATGCAAATTATTTACACATATAGGCACAGTGTGCGACAatgaattcaaaatggccgccaactTGTCTAATGCGACCACCTGTATACAGCGACCCCTTTTCGCTGGTCCTTTGAGTTGTCGCTATAGACAGGTTTGACtgtaacaaaattattatatccATCGGATAGGGTGTCTTTTCCAATGAAAAACGATACCAAGAATAGTAATTTTGGTTGTGTAGTTTTTGTTTTAGTGCGCTTTGAGTGACACCATGTCAGGTTCCCTTTTTGGTCATTTTTTTACCAAGTCAGTGTGTAATAAATTGCACTTACTGCCCATTATAGCGTCGCGAACAACGAGCAATACGCGCTTTTGTTAGTGTGCATTCAGCTGTGTGCCGAGAGAATGGGCACAGTTGCTCGATGATATGACAGACAGAAAGTGTGATTTATTAGGCAGATCGAGACTTggtaaaaaatggcaaaaatggGAACCTGACATGGTCTCACTAAAGACGTCCTacaatattgtttttcatttgaaaGGACACTCTATCCGGCGGACCCAATCATTTTGTTACTATATTTTGGGAAGTGCCCCGTTCCGTTTTTTGGGGGGCCACCCTGTATATAGGGCATCTACCAATGAAGTTTGGTAATAAACAGATGCACGGTTGGAAggttattcaaatttttgtaaGCGTCAAGGacagacggacagacagacagatggacgCAATTTGGATCCCTTAGTCTCCCTCCACCTATGGTGGGCTCGACAAAAACAAGGAAAAAGAATGAAAcacacaaataaaatatttaatacaaATATCATGCGCCTAAAAAGACAAACAGACAATGTATAAaacagaaaaggaagaaaacaaTGTATTACTTTTCTCCATGATGCTGCATCACGTACTGCGTGCAGATGTCCACAAGAATCCTTCTGTTGGGTTTGCTGCAAAACTTGTGCTTGTCAATATCCTTTATAATTCTGGGGCCACCCTTGACAGAAGATAGGATGGGCCTCAAAAACTGAAAGTAAATGCAAATTAACTAAATTATTTGTTTCTATCCAAAAGTATCAATTTATGTATTATCTTCAAAGATATGCAAGTTAGTTGTGATCCCTTGTGATAGCATGAACTGCACACATATGCATACGTCCAAACGAATTCAGATGCATACACTGGCCTGAGCCTAAATAGATCAGGTCTGAATgattaaaaattataacaaagCAACTAGGTAAATATGCATTCCAGTTGAAATAACGTGTAATTCTGGACAAAAACCTACAATGATCTGATATTTTGGCCCTATTCAAATATTAGGCAAATTAGGCACAAAATGAGATATGTAACAAGTAAATTATTATAGCAAATAATACTCAACGCACATATGTGACCGTCTTTGTCCCTTTCCGTTGTGGTGCTATGTGATCATCTGCCTGCCAGTCATGTTGGTCCGAAGAAGTGTCTGCACTGTCTGACAGTTCAAAACCCTCACCCAAACTCACTGTAGATGCTGGGGATGTAGCAGGTTGTTTGAACTACAAAGGAGTAAGAGAATAGGAGGTGGGGGTCATCAAATATATAATGGATTGTTAGCAAAGAGAATACCAATTCATCCAGGTTGACATAATATTATCAGATAATATTATCAGATAATGATATACAGTACTGCCGAACATTGTGTGCAAAATTTTCTGCATGATAAGTAAATTTTGACACCTGAACTTTGCTATAAGTgactaaaaattaaaatatgggCAACGAGACACATAATTGGACCACTGATAAATGTTCAGTTAGCTTCATGCTTGTTTGAGGTCGTGGAATTACTTCAGTCAACTAATTCTGAGTGGTCTGGGGTAGTACAGTTTTGGTACAGAGGGCGCATGACATTTGTACTCTGTTGTTCGCGCACAATTACCCTTTGTGAACTGCTGTACCGTATCGATCATGAATACGCCAAAGCTCGGACAAGCATGACATGTATAtgacaaattttattttcttttacaaaagTAAAAGAATTTGAAAGTTAAAACACATTTTAGCATACCTACAAAAAGTTGAAACGCACTGCTATGTACCGTGTGTCCTCTTCAAAATGCACTTTATGAATCTGTGTAGCCGTCAGAGGATGGTAGTCAAATAATTTGCATGGCTTCACAACTGCAATCTTTGACTGCTTGTCGCCATCTTCGTGTACAGCATATGCTTGAAAGTGCGAACTGAAGTTAACCGTCTCAAACATTTTCAGAACAAGAAGCACCTCACTGTTCATCAGAAGGACATGCAGAACCTTTCCAAATGTAGGTCCATCTTCTGTCCATTGGGTGATTACACATGTTCCTGCCCTGTACTCATATCCATGTATCACTGCCATTTTTGATGTCGATACAATGATATCCTTGTCACATGTTAACACATCAGATATTTTGTTCCCGAGGGCAAGCCATGACAGGTTGATATCCAGCTGCTGGGAAAGTTCCAAGTCTTTGCACTGTATTGACTGTTCTGACAGGAATGCATAGCACCTTGCCATTTGATGTTTTTCCGAGAGTGTCTTGGCAATATTCTTGAAATTACATGAAGAATTAGCAATCGCCTTGAAGACTTTATGCTTCCCTTCAAATCGAATTGAAGAGTACTGACACAGAGGACCCAGGGCTCTCAGAACCCTAGGATAATGTGTGAGGAAATGCTGCTTTGGTGTGAGATTTCTCTCAGGAAACAATCTCAAGAACTGTCTATGATGCTCACAAATGAGAGCCTTTAGT encodes the following:
- the LOC135156591 gene encoding uncharacterized protein LOC135156591, whose protein sequence is MPLTDLLRNRKKRSKKPLDWSPACTAAFVEVKEKLAQITVLAYPNSDYPLSLMVDASDRAIGGVIQQLHDNAWEPIAFFSRKLLPAETRVDSVRKPLQQPYKGPYKLINLDIYIFPLSYNFFLFSFFLIFLPPDNDIDIHLLPDLNEDSIKELIPKIGKRIKFTKGWREEFKQPATSPASTVSLGEGFELSDSADTSSDQHDWQADDHIAPQRKGTKTVTYFLRPILSSVKGGPRIIKDIDKHKFCSKPNRRILVDICTQYVMQHHGEKPSSGVKAAMASAIITAFPCLRDPDSPYGYEAWYCQGAKGRPATGYLEEHLRYLRKRTGRLKKTESAENVASSAEKQIVKPMPTETQSSEPSAEDQGPPEVDKDTAAKIEWLKHNKQPREQVVAYMKETVMHRQKWIKAHRDNISTILAEYPHMMQAEMVEQDFKTFHEGKENGLYIKWPQYKEQIIQYANRSVLWKAALHLDGIDAERLNPEEKTNLALVLLPAILRGRKAKGGVCTVQETLDSFIDVQPEVVNIEEFMKSIDGQQRSQPFIMARGSKINPAQTYVIVERHAIETASLLAAVDVAFKSTFVFDVDYQRQCCQVWHFLQSVVYGMGDVGANITPKIRDLRAFLATKDIS